Part of the uncultured Anaeromusa sp. genome is shown below.
CGCGTCAAGCTACCAAGAAGACAGGGATTGTATCGCTGGAATGCGGTTTTCATGGACGGACGCTGATGGCCATGGCGCTTACTAGCAAGGTGAAGCCCTATAAGCATGGCTTTGGCCCGTTTCCTTCCGATACGTATAAAGTTCCCTCAGCGTACTGTTATCGGTGTCAATTCCAATCAACCTATCCAGGATGCGGCATGCACTGTTTAGAGCATTTTGATCGCTTCTTTGCAGCTGAGGCGGCTTCCGATCAAATTGCGGCGGTTATTGCCGAACCCATTCAAGGAGAGGGCGGGTTCATTGTTCCGCCTCAAGATTATTTCTCCGGCCTGAAAGCGATTTGTGAGAAAAACGATATCCTTTTTATTGCCGATGAGATTCAGACTGGCTTTGCACGTTCTGGAAAGATGTTTGCCATCGAACATTGGGGCGTAGAACCGGATATCATGACTACGGCGAAATCAATTGCTGCCGGCATGCCTCTGAGTGCTGTTACTGGCAAGGCGGAGGTAATGGATGCGCCTGGAGCCGGTGGAATTGGCGGTACCTATGGCGGCAATCCTCTGTCTTGCGTTGCTGGTTTGGAAACGATTCGCTATATGGAAGACAATCAGTTATGTCAGCGGGCTCAGCATATTGGCGATGTAACCATGAAGCGTCTGCAAAATTTGCAGGAACGGTGCGCGGCGATCGGAGATGTGCGGGGCTTGGGCGCCATGATTGGCATTGAGTTGGTAAAAGATCGGAAGACGAAGGAGCCTGCTAAGGAAATGGCGGCTAGCGTGATCAAGCTGTGT
Proteins encoded:
- the gabT gene encoding 4-aminobutyrate--2-oxoglutarate transaminase, producing the protein MIATETKTEALLKRKQAAVASGIANSTSIFVEKASGAVITDVEGREYLDFYAGVGVLNAGHCPKPVVEAVKKQADKLLHSFFAIAMYEPYVALAEKMNQIVPGKQPKKTMFANSGAEAVENAVKIARQATKKTGIVSLECGFHGRTLMAMALTSKVKPYKHGFGPFPSDTYKVPSAYCYRCQFQSTYPGCGMHCLEHFDRFFAAEAASDQIAAVIAEPIQGEGGFIVPPQDYFSGLKAICEKNDILFIADEIQTGFARSGKMFAIEHWGVEPDIMTTAKSIAAGMPLSAVTGKAEVMDAPGAGGIGGTYGGNPLSCVAGLETIRYMEDNQLCQRAQHIGDVTMKRLQNLQERCAAIGDVRGLGAMIGIELVKDRKTKEPAKEMAASVIKLCLEDGLLVIGAGIYGNVIRLLIPLVATDAQLDQGLGILERNIQKAAAAC